The Chitinophagales bacterium genomic sequence GACTTGTTCATTTTGCTCCATTTTTTTTAACAATCGTGATACTACTTCTCTTGATGTATTTAAATCATTTGCAATTTCTTGATGCGATAAATTAATTTCATTTTGTTGATGTTGATTGGCGTATTTTTTCAAATAAAAACTTAGTCTTTCATCCATTGATTTAAATGCTATGTGATCTATTACTGTCAACAATTCATCAAATCGTTTTCTGTACGACTGAATGACAAACTCATACCAAACTGGATATTCATTCATCCAATTACTCATTTCTGACAATGGAATAAATGCAATAGTTGCTGTTTCGTCTACTTTTGCTGCAATATTACTCTGATAGTTTTCTAGCGAACAAATCATACTTACTACACAAGCTTCTCCAGATTGAACAAAATAGACAAAAAACTCATTGCCATTTTCATCTGTTCTATACACTTTTATAACACCATCAATAACCAACATGGCACTTTTTAAGTACGCACCAGATTTAAGCAACATACTATTGGTTGCTAGTGTTTTTATTGTTGCTTTTTCTTTGATTTCTTGTATAAGTGCTTGCGGAAATCTACTAAATATATTTTCTAATTGTTTCATTTATATTGCTGACAATATAGAAAAAAAGCCACACTTTCATAAGAAATGTGCGGCCAAAAAAAGGGTTAATATGTTTATATATACTGGTCTAGACCTCTATATAATTAATAATGATGCTTTAACCTTCACTGTAGTTAAAAGTCAAAGCATTTAATCTATTTTGTAGTATTTGAATACCATCAGCTCGATTATCTTTTGTACTTATTAAACTTAAAGTAATGGTTTGAATAATTGCGGCTGACATATTTGAATTTCCTACTGCATCTATAATTCTAGGATTATCTATAGCTAAGCTATTAACAATACCATCAAAATCGCATGAAGCACCAATATCTGCTAGTGTCCATGCGAGATTGAAAGTATAATTAGAAACATTAATTGGGTTTTTATGTTTCCAAACTTCTAGTAAGCAGTTTCCATCTTTACTTATATCGTTGATAGATGCATACACAGATGTATTTATTATTTTTTCTTCATCTAAGCAATTGTGGTTAACTAAAAATTTACCTAGTTTATTATGAGTAAATAAATAGAAATTTTCTTTAGGAATTACTAAACTCAATTGGTGGACTATTGGTTCTTTTTCATTTACTTCTTTATCTACAATAAAGTAATTAATTTTAATGGTTTTGTTGATACTATTAAAAATAGTATTTTTTTCAACCTCATTAGCATTAATTATATTTGTATTTGCTGCAAACAATATGATAACAACAATGTACAAATATGAACTGTAGAATGCTTTCATATTCAACATTTTATTTTTTTCAATATGTTGCTAAACGAAAATGAGTTTAGCTAGTAGTCGGTGTAAAAGTAATATTCATTATTAAAATTATCAAGAAAAAAGTTAAAATCACTATAAGTAGGTACAACTTATATTAAGTATTGACTGAATATTTTAGCTAAGAAGAATTTGACATTTGAATTGATACTAATAAGCATTCAAAACAGCTTTATTCTTTTGTGTTTTAATGTGATTTTTTTCACGCAGAGTCTCTTTTAGAAGGTGCTGCTTTGAATTAAAGCTAAGACATAAGCAGAAAATTAATTTCTCTCTCTAGCTCGTTCTACAATTGGTCGTTTGCCTTTGTTCTTTTTATAAACTGCTAAAATTAATTCTGCATCATCGCCATTGGTATTGAAGAAAGAGAAATTCTGCATAATTTTTATATCGTTAATCTTTCTACTATCTACACCTGTTTTGTCTTTCAGCTCGTTTAAGATAACTTTTGGCGTAATGCCATCTTGTCTGCCTTTAGCGTAAAATAATCGTACTACTTTTTTGCTATAATTTTCAGAAGTAGATTCTTTGATTTTCTTGTAACTCTTTGGATCGAGTTCGTCTTTTACAAAATGTTTTAGAACTGCTGCTACTAAAGTAGTTGGATCGTTTTCTTTTAGTAAGTCGAGAGCAAAAGTTAAGTATTCTTCGTAATGTTCTGTTTCTATAATAGATTCAATATCATCTTTAATACGATTTTTCTTAATTTTTACCATTTCAAAAGCATCTGGTAAATTTACTTTTTGCATTTTGCTATTGCTAATTCTTTCTATCATTAGCATTTTGCGTTTTTCATTTCTTGAAACAAATGCAATGGCTTTACCTGTTTTTCCTGCTCTACCAGTTCTTCCAATTCTGTGTACATATGATTCTGGATCTTGTGGCAAACCGTAGTTGATTACATGTGTTAAGTCTTGTATGTCGATGCCTCTTGCTGCTACATCTGTAGCTACTAAAACACCGTATTTATTTTGTTTGAAGTTCTTAACTACTTTTTCTCTTAAATTTTGCTGGATATCGCCATGCAAAGCATCTGCATAATATCCTTTATCGTTTAAGTGATTACAAATTTCTATTACTTCTGCCTTAGTATTGCAAAAGATGATGCCATAGAAATCTTCTTCTACATCTAATACTCTGCACAGTGCATCAAAACGATCTCTCTCTCCTACTTCGTAGTAGAGTTGATCTATCATTTCGTTGGTTAATTCTTCTTTTTGTACTTCTACTTTTTCAAAATCTTTCATGTATCGTTTTGCTAGCTGCAAAATTGGTTTTGGCATTGTTGCAGAAAACAATAACATTCTTCTATCTTCATTACATGATTGTAGTATGAGTTCTATATCGTCTATGAAACCCATATTTAGCATTTCATCGGCTTCATCTAAAACTACATATTTTACATCGTCTAATATTAATTTTCTTCTTTTAATTAAGTCGATGATTCTTCCTGGTGTTCCAACTACTACATGCGTTCCTTTTTCTAATTCGCTCATTTGTTTTCCAATTGGAGCACCACCATAAACTGTAGTTATCCACATGCGTTTGCTTCCTTTGTATGCAACAATTTCGTTGGCAACTTGTAATGCTAATTCTCTTGTTGGCGTAATAACTAACGCTTGTATTTTTTTGCTTTTTTCATCAAATTTTTCGATGATAGGTAAACTAAAAGCAGCTGTTTTTCCTGTTCCTGTTTGTGCTTGTCCTACTACATCTTTTTCTCCATTTAGTAATAAAGGAATAGTTAATGATTGTATTGGTGTTGGTTGTTCAAACCCTTTTTTTTCTAGTGCTAGTAAAATTTCTTCTCCGAGTCCTAATGCTCTAAATCCGTCCATATTTGTAAATTAAAGTGCAAAGGTACGAATAAGAAAGGATATTCAATGTTATTAAAAGAATTGCGAATTTATTCAAAGTCATCAGGATGATAGACTTCCATATAAATGGTGTCATTTTTTCTGAGGTCAGCTACATAACCAATGTATCCTTCTTTAGAAAACTGTACCATTTTTCTACCATGTTCGTGTTTTACATGATACTCTCCTTTTGCATTGGTATATACTTTTGGAAACAATGAATCATTATGAATAGACATTAAGTAAATATCTACATTAACACTATCTAATGGTTGTTTGGTTACGCTATCTAAAACGATTCCGTTTCCTTCTCTTGTTTTATCACAAGATGAGATTGTGCAAATAGTAAACAGTAGAATTATTATTTTACTGATTGATAGTTTTAATGCGTTTTTCATGTTCTGAATATAACATTTTTTTCTCTATTTTATTCTGTCTAACATAAAAAGAATAAGTCTATTGCAGTGGTTCGTGTCTCACGAATCACAAATTAAACTAAAACTCTTCTCTTAAATCTTTTATAAATGTATAATTATTTATCTCATTTTCATAATAAGATGCTGTAGAATACTTATAATCGACAGGTTCTTTCGCCAAACTCCATTTTTCTACTATTGGATTGTTATGAATATAATCTAACTTTTGAAATGCTACTTCTTTTGTAAATAATGGTATTGCTAATGAATCTCTTTGCCAAAATTCGTGTTGTTTATTATGAGCAATTACTTTATATTTGTTTAACAAATTACTATTTTGGGTGTTTATTTTTTTCAAAAATTGATGTGCTGTAAATTTTAAAAATGAGCCAACAGTAGTTTCTTTTACTCCATTCTCAATAATTCGCCATATAATGTGTATATGATTAGGCATTATTACAAAAGCAAATACATCTATCTTATTCATATCACTTAAATATTTCATTGAGTCAACAATAATATCTTTAGATTCATCTTCACTAAGTAAGTGTTGCCAATTGTATATCGTTGCAGTCCAAAAATAGATTTGACCTAAATTTATATATGATTTTCTATCGTATTTAAAATAATCCATAATAATTATTCTTATAATGGTTCGTGAGACACGAACTATGGCGTACAGAGTCAACAATAATATCTTTAGATTCATCTTCACTAAGTAAATGTTGCCAATTGTGTATCGTTGCAGTCCAAAAATAGATTTGACCTAAATTTATATATGATTTTCTATCGTATTTAAAATAATCCATAATAATTATTCTTATAATGGTTCGTGAGACACGAACCATGGCGTACAGAGTCAACAATAATATCTTTAGATTCATCTTCACTAAGTAAGTGTTGCCAATTGTATATCGTTGCAGTCCAAAAATAGATTTGACCTAAATTTATATATGATTTTCTATCGTATTTAAAATAATCCATAATAATTATTCTTATAATGGTTCGTGAGACACGAACCATGGCGTACAGAGTCAACAATAATATCTTTAGATTCATCTTCACTAAGTAAGTGTTGCCAATTGTATATCGTTGCAGTCCAAAAATAGATTTGACCTAAATTTATATATGATTTTCTATCGTATTTAAAATAATCCATAATAATTATTCTTATAATGGTTCGTGAGACACGAACCATGGCGTACAGAGTCAACAATAATATCTTTAGATTCATCTTCACTAAGTAAGTGTTGCCAATTGTATATCGTTGCAGTCCAAAAATAGATTTGACCTAAATTTATATATGATTTTCTATCGTATTTAAAATAATCCATAATAATTATTCTTATAATGGTTCGTGAGACACGAACCATGGCGTACAGAGTCAACAATAATATCTTTAGATTCATCTTCACTAAGTAAATGTTGCCAATTGTGTATCGTTGCAGTCCAAAAATAGATTTGACCCAAATTTATATAAGACTTTCTATCGTAATTAAAATAATCCATAATAATTATTCTTATAATGGTTCGTGAGACACGAACCATGGCGTACAGAGTCAACAATAATATCTTTAGATTCATCTTCACTAAGTAAGTGTTGCCAATTGTATATCGTTGCAGTCCAAAAATAAATTTGATCCAAATTTATATATGATTTTCTATCGTATTTAAAATAATCCATAATAATTATTCTTATAATGGTTCGTGAGACACGAACTATGGCGTACATACACGAACCATAACATTCATACACAAATTATAACCTCATTATTATTTTACTGATTGATAGTTTTAATGCGTTTTCCATGTTCTGAATATAACATTTTTTTCTCTATTTTATTCTGTCCAACATAAAAAGAATAAGTTAGCCAAGTTGTAATATCGCTATCATCAGTTTTATCTATTACTACTTGATAAATGTTGTATTGCTTACGAATTGATTTTGCAATTGCTGCTAGTTGATTAAAATTAATGCGTTTTTTATCGAACAAAATATCTTTTATAGTACCTCCTTTTAATGAAAAACTGACTTTGTTTGGTCCGATAATCATTTTATTGCAATAAGTATAATTATTGATTTGCTGAGTAGAGTCTACAACAAAGAAATGAATACTTTGATTAGCTGATATAAAGTTTACACTTTCATAATCAAATATAATTTTAACTAAGTTATTATTAAGTGTAGTTACTTTTTCTAATTGATTAAATGCTTTTTCTATTTTTTTAGGTTGCTGTATAAATGGTTTTTTGTTGAATGGATAGTTTTTGCAACTGCTACACAAAATTATTACTAATAAAAAATAGGTTATTGTCTTCATAAAAAAGTTGACTAAAATAATAAACTATTGTCTTTAAAACTATAAAATTCTTTTTGTGCAATTACAACTCTTGATATAAAATCCATTTTTTACTTGGCTCAATCCATTCTTTATATGGTTGATACAAAAAACCATGACCTAAGTTTTTATCTATTTTAATTTGTTCAAACTTAGTCGTATAGTTAGGTTTATTTTTCCAATAGTCATAATTTTTTCCAGCAATGGTATCAGAATCATCATAAAAACACAAAACTTGACCATGAAATTTCCAATCATTATTTAATTCTTGAAAATCATTATTTCCTGCTAGTAAAATATATTTGTTTTCTTGCTCAATACACTTTAGTAAAGAATGTTTTATATAACCTTTAATTGAACTAATGTATTGTTTAGCAATAGCAAAATCTTGTTCAAATTGAGAAATTTGTTCTGCTTTAACAATTAAAAT encodes the following:
- a CDS encoding Crp/Fnr family transcriptional regulator — protein: MKQLENIFSRFPQALIQEIKEKATIKTLATNSMLLKSGAYLKSAMLVIDGVIKVYRTDENGNEFFVYFVQSGEACVVSMICSLENYQSNIAAKVDETATIAFIPLSEMSNWMNEYPVWYEFVIQSYRKRFDELLTVIDHIAFKSMDERLSFYLKKYANQHQQNEINLSHQEIANDLNTSREVVSRLLKKMEQNEQVALYRNQIVLLPKLIAD
- a CDS encoding DEAD/DEAH box helicase; the encoded protein is MDGFRALGLGEEILLALEKKGFEQPTPIQSLTIPLLLNGEKDVVGQAQTGTGKTAAFSLPIIEKFDEKSKKIQALVITPTRELALQVANEIVAYKGSKRMWITTVYGGAPIGKQMSELEKGTHVVVGTPGRIIDLIKRRKLILDDVKYVVLDEADEMLNMGFIDDIELILQSCNEDRRMLLFSATMPKPILQLAKRYMKDFEKVEVQKEELTNEMIDQLYYEVGERDRFDALCRVLDVEEDFYGIIFCNTKAEVIEICNHLNDKGYYADALHGDIQQNLREKVVKNFKQNKYGVLVATDVAARGIDIQDLTHVINYGLPQDPESYVHRIGRTGRAGKTGKAIAFVSRNEKRKMLMIERISNSKMQKVNLPDAFEMVKIKKNRIKDDIESIIETEHYEEYLTFALDLLKENDPTTLVAAVLKHFVKDELDPKSYKKIKESTSENYSKKVVRLFYAKGRQDGITPKVILNELKDKTGVDSRKINDIKIMQNFSFFNTNGDDAELILAVYKKNKGKRPIVERARERN
- a CDS encoding transposase; protein product: MNLGQIYFWTATIYNWQHLLSEDESKDIIVDSMKYLSDMNKIDVFAFVIMPNHIHIIWRIIENGVKETTVGSFLKFTAHQFLKKINTQNSNLLNKYKVIAHNKQHEFWQRDSLAIPLFTKEVAFQKLDYIHNNPIVEKWSLAKEPVDYKYSTASYYENEINNYTFIKDLREEF